GGTGAACGTACtgcaggagggagagaaaagcgTAAGGAAGGCACCCCATGGAGCTCCTCCCACCAGGGCACCCCTCTGCTGGGTCCCTATGCACTACACCTCCCATATCCTTGCCCCTAGCCACCTCCATGCTGGCACCAACCAACCCTGTTGGGACATACCCCATGTGAAGCTACATCTCTCAGTGGACCATGCTCCCATACAGAGCCAAGTCTCCTTGGGCCATGCATTTCCTCCATATAGAACTAAGCCTTTCACTGGGCCCCACCCTCCATACCTGGCTCCTACTGTGCACCCCCATCCATACAGAAACCCACCGCTCATTGAGCCATGCCTCCTCGGCACCCCGCCCCTTGGGCCCCACCTCCCACTGGGCTCCACCCCTCCACACCCCCGAGGGTAGACACACTCCCCAAATATGCTGGGCGTGAACCAGGCTGGGAGCAGAGTCCCAGCACCGCTGCTCAGAAGGCTCCTGGCACAGGCCATGCACTGGAACCTTCTAATTTCACCAACCTGCCAATCACCTTGGCAGGTGAATGGTGACAGAAATGTGGGGGCCTGGAGGGAACTCTGGGGAGGGTCCCAGTCAGGCATCCTGGCATCTGCCAGCCAGGGTGCGGTGAACACAGCTGCCATGGTGGCAAGTGGGAAAGAGGTCTCAGACACACACACTGGCACATGGGCACATGCAGACCCGAGTCTGGAAGCCCCTAGCTGCGTCCATCCGGGGACCTTGGCAGGCCTGGCAGCTCCTTGCAGCCTCCTCAGGGACACATGAGCGAGCTCAGGGCCGGGCTGGGTGGGCTGTGGCTCGGGGCAGTGGCCAGGGAGCCTGTGCCAGGGGCCGAGATGAGCAGTCAACAGGCGGCCTTGTCACCCTCGGGGCCTTCAGTCTTCCCTGCTCCCCTGTACGTACCTCCTTGATGTCATGGTACTGGCCCAAGAGAGCGTAGGGGCAGTAGGAGATGCTCATGGACACGATGCCCATGGTGCTGATCATGACCATGGCCACGTAGACATTGGGGAAAATGGCCATGATGGCTGTGCCAATGGAGAAGCCCAGAGTGCCCAGCACATAGATGACCCGGATGCTCAAGTCATAGTTGTCCAGGTACTTCTGCAGCAGAGCTGGGGAACGGAGTAGGGGGACAGGACGGTGAGTGCACCCAAGACGCTGCCACTAGCCCGCCACCTCACTGGCTGGTCCTCCTAGTGGGTAAGCTCCTGCCTCCCGGGCACAGCACCGAGCACAGTGTCTCCTTCCATGGCCCTGGGCCAGTCCTGCCCAGGGAGGATGGTTTTCCCTGGAGCCCTCCTGGATATGCCAGGGATAGAGGGCCAAGTTCCGGCCCCCATTATACACGTATTCATCTTCCTGGCTGAACTCCGTAAGACCCCTGCCCACGGGGCTCAGGTCTGTCAGGTCCATGCCTGGCTACCTGGTTCGACTGGGGGTGGCACAGGAGCCCCTGGCATCTGTCCCTTCCCTATCACTTACCCGAGCAGATGGCGCCAGTGGCTGCATAGATGACCAGGCCCCAGCAGCCCATCTTGACCCCATCGTTGTAGGCTTGCCAGGCGGTGGAGTTGGAAGGCGCCTGTGCCAAAAGGGGGGTGGtggtcaggggatgccaggaccACCCCGCCTCCCCGGAGAGAGGAGTTTTCAGAGGCTCCCCAGCCCACTCCCTGCCCCAGGCGCCAGCGAGCTCACCTTAGGGTCCCCCGTGAAGATGACCTGGCCCATGAAGTCGGTGTAGAACACGGCCTCGGCAATGACGGAGAACCAGGTGAGCAGGTGGCAGAGGCACAGGCGCGTCAGCTCGCGCGGCATCTTCAGCATCGACAGCCACAGCAGCTGCACGGTGGTCTCGCCCTCACCCTCCTCGCTCTCCGTGTCCCCGCTGGACGTGGTGGCCCCGCTCTGGTGGCGGTGGCGGCAGCGCTGGCGCTGGCGGGCCTGCAGGTCGTAGAGGTCGCTCATGCTGCGAGAGGGCTTGATGAGAACCACAGCGTTGGCCCGCCGGTAGCGGTAGCGGTGCGAGCTGATCTTGCCGTAGTAGGAGAAGGTGCTGGACGCCTGCCGGCGAAACACATGCCGCCGCCGCCGCATGGAGCCCGGTGCAGCCATGGGCCTGGTGTCGATGTGCGCGTAGCCGTCCCGTGGCTGGGTGCCACCCCCATTGGGCACCTTGGCACCTTCCATCTGGTTGTCCAGCAGCGTCTCGTCCTCCTCGGCCCCGGCCCCAGACAGGGCTGGCCAGCGGAGCTCCCGATCACGGCCAGCACTGTGGGGAGTGCTGGGGCAGGAGGCGTCGTGGAAGATGGATGGCTCGATGCCGTGGAGAAACAGAGGCTCAGGCTCCAGCGCCAACGCCGTGTCGGGGACGTGCAGCACCGAGTCGCTCTTGCTGCGCACCATGTCCATGTCCGGGAAGTCCAGGACTAGCTCGTGCTCAGACTGCACCTCGTCGGGGAAGGGCACAGGCAGGCGGCCAGGGGCGGGACCCGCGGGCTCAGCGCGGCGCTCCTGCGGGGGGCTGTACTGCTCCTCTTCGATGCTCAGCAGGTGCAGCGTCACTGACACTGAGAACACGATGGCCGCAAAGAAGAAGAGCACTTGGTTCTGCGTCCGGAACCAGGCGCCCAGGAAGGTCTGGGTCCAGTCCAGGCCGCCCAGCACATAGCCGATGGCTCCTCCGAGGCCTGAAGGGGGAGGTAGGGGTTAGCGGGTGGGGGAGAAGCCAGAGAGCCAGGGGTGCAGGGGCATGGGCTTACCGGCTGAGAAGGCGTGGATGTTGAGTGCCATGTCCTGCTCCTCACTGTCCACCACGTCCAGCAGGTATGCACGGATGGGCCCCTCGGTGGCGTCGGCGCTGAAGTCCAGGACCACCACACCCAGCACCGTGAGGACGATGCCGATGGGCTGCCGGTTGGGGACGTCACCAAGCGCCAGGCCTGGAGAGACGGAGGAGGGTCAGCGGCAATGCCTGAGCTGGCCActgctctgcccactgtgctcACCAGCACCCTGAGAGCCAGGAGGCCCCACTTGCAGCCTTTGTCCAGGAGGGCATGAGTCAACCAAATGGGGGCAGCTGATGGGGAGCCGCAAATAGCACGTTACCTGTGCTCATCTGCTCGGGGACCAGGGGTTTCCTGAAGGGTCCACCACTGGGCTTAATTGGGACCAAGCCATGTCAGCTCACAGGCCAGGGGGTGGGCGGGGGCAATGGCCCAAAGCCGCATGCTGTGCCTGCAGGAGTCAGGGCTGGGGGTGGCTGCCGTGGGGAGGTGGCAGCACACGAGGCTTTGTTCCCAGGCATGCCGAGGGGCACCGCCAGGGCAAGCTCACgtgtcccctgagaactgcctggtCAACAACACCCCGAGCACAAAACAAACGTGAGAAACCTGCGGCCCCGGTGCCGCGGGTAAGGAGCGGGACAGGACGCGGAGGACAGGCAGGAAGGCCGGCACAACAGGAAGCGTTTCCCTGCGACCAGGTTCCTGCACTGTTCCCACGGGGCAGCCCAGGCTTGGCAAGGTGCCATCAAGCTCCGAGGGCAGACTGTGGGGCTACTCACCGATGGCGGAGCCATTGAGGAAGAGGGCCACCCCGAACAGCACCCCCACGCACAGGGCCAGGATGAAGGGGCGCCGGCGGCCCCAGCGCAGGGTGCAGCGGTCACTGGCGGAGCCGATGAGGGGCGTGAAGATGAGGCCAAGGATGGGGCTCAGGAACCATGTGAGGCTGTAGTACTGCTCCGGGAGGCCTGCGGGGAAACGGTGTCAGGAGGCATGGCGCAGACGCACACAGACGCACACAGGCAAGGGAACACTTGGACGCAGGCACACATACATATAGGGACACATGAACAGACACAAGCATGCAGACATACAGATACATACATGCAGATATGGGCACATTGGCATACAGACTCACATGCTGAGCACACGCTGACTCACAGACACAGGCACATACAAACACAGATACACAGACATGGACACATGCATGCAGAGGTAGGCAACTGCAGACATGAGACATGAGCATGGCCAGGCATGGGCAGGCCCACACAACTCTGTGGACACGAGGAGCTGCCGTCCAGACTCTCAAATCAGCTGACACTACGGCTAGCACCATGGAGGGTAGGTGCAGCCTCTCAGGAGACCCACACAGGAGGTCTCAGCTGTCCAGCTGCCCAGAGGCCGGCGCACCCATTTTGCTAGGCCCAGGCACCGAGCTGCCAGCTCCACTTCCCAGGAAGTCACGGCCCTCAGGAACCCTGGGCTGCCTAGCTGCCCCAAGTGCCGGGGAGGCTGGGACACCACAGCCAAAGGGACCCAGAGGTGGCAGAGCCGAGGGGGGCACAGCAACACAAGCCTGTCCATCCCTCCGTGCTCGCTACGGCTGGCTTGCGGCAGCTCCCACAAGCAGACTCAGCCCGTGCTTCACTCCTTTCCCATGCCAAGTGCACTTTCAGGCTCTACGGTGCGCTGGCAACTCAGCAGCGTGGCTGGCACAGCACTGTGGCTACGGCACCGGGCACTGAGTGTGGTGCTGAGGCCGGGTGCCGAGACAAACAAGCAGGACTGGACAACGCTGACCTCTGCTCCCAGCCGCCTGCCATCAGCAGAGAGGAAGCAAGAGCTGCTGAGTGAGCTCCGGGGTGCAGCTGCCCCCCAGTTCCTCATCCGCTGCCCCACCCCACCTGCAGGCCACGGCGTGGCCCCACACGGCAGCACCCACGTCCCCAAGACCCGGATCCAAAAGGAAGATGAACCTTCAGGGGAACCCCCCAAAGCAAGGTCTACGTCGGGTCGCCTGCCACCTCATTAACGAGATGTGACATGCAGCTCATCAGAGCTCCCGTGTTCAAGCTCATGTACATGTACACAAACACATGTGCTCAAGCATGTACACGCAAGCACACACATACAGATGTGCACACGTCCCTTGCCTTCCCGCCGGGATCCTGCAGGACTGAGGGGTCCCATGGGGGTAAATCTCTGTACCCGGGGGTGGCCCAAGTGTACTGCAGAGACTGGTTTCCTAGGGGTCCCAGGTCAGTTGGGCTGATCCCAGACTGGACGGAAGAAGACATGAGGGGCCTGCAAGCGCTCGCCTGCTCACACCCCAGGTGCTGCCTGTCTGGGACACAGCAAGCACGCAAAGAGCCCTGCAGGCAGGGGTCTCTGACTATCCGCCCCCAGCAATCTGGTCGCCTCTTCCACAAGGGTGTGAGCCAGGAGCAGGCTTCAGAGATGTGCCCCTTGGTCTGCACACTGGAACAGCCACTTCCAAGCAGTCGAGTGAAGCTGGGGCCACGGGCCGTGGGTTCCCCCTGGTGCCGCCTGCAAAGAGCAGGGGCTTCCTGTGAGCTCGGACACTCAGGACACAGGGAGAGAGTGTTCCTAGATTCTGTGACAGCTCGGGAACTTCTGGGCCCCTGTGAGGGGACTGGGCTGTTCCGGGCTGTGCTTGCACCTCTGACACTACGCCTTCctccatcccccagcattccagggGCTAGAGCCCAGGTCCAAGAGCTACTCGCTCCCGCCCTGGGCTGGGCTTGGTGCTCCTCTGTGTCTCCCACTCTGCCCACCTGCAGTTTTCCCTGCCCTCTCTGGTCCCCTTGACACCGAGGCCACCCCAAGGGAACAATGAGGCCACGACAGGGGGCGTGTGGCAACTATACACCCAGCTCCCAGATCTGTGCTCACACTGGCTGCTACCGTGGCCCCATGTGGCCACCTGAGCCGGCCAGTGGGAGAACGTGGAGGGCAGGGGACGAAGCTGGGCTGTGTCCCCTCATGCCTCCACATAGCCCCGCAGGCCCAGAGCTCCCGACCTGCCCCTCGCTGGGACACGCGGACCACGGGTTTCCCAGCCATAAACGTGGCTTGTTTTCTTCCAGGCATGAGACGCACAACAATGGTGGGAGCTGGCCGGCGCCGCCGTCACAGGAAATGCCCCGGTGTCACGGCGGCGGCGGCTGTGCGAGGTGACGAGCCTGTGGTCTTGACACGccggggagggggagggggaggcccTGCCCAGCCCCGTGTCCCGGGAAGCTGCCCCAGCAGGACAAAAGCCGTAACAGGAACTGGCTCCCGCATTCTCTCGGCAGGCAGAGCCCGTCCACAGGCTCACCCAGACTCTCCCACGAGAACTAGAGCCTCCATCTGCAGCCTCGGGGGGGGAGGGGACATGCAGGCAGGGGCTGCAGCACGTCAGGAGGCTGGCACCAAGAGCGGGTACCTGGGGCATGGAGCTGCAGGGaacatttcttcctttttggattttgggccacacctgtggtgtggggtcactttctcctagctctgtacttagaaattgttcctggcaggtttgggaaaccatacaggatgccagggatcaaacccggtccatcccaggttggccacatgcaagccatatgctgggctatcactctggcccctgcagggAACATTCTAGAACCTGCGCCCTGGGGGACTCCTGTTAAGACAAGGGAGGCAGACACACAGGGCGCACCCTAGGGGACTCCTGTTAAGACAGGGCAGGCAGACACACAGGGCAGTGTAAGATCAGGGGTGTGGGGTTAGCCCTGGGGACCACAGACCACACGCAGGGTGGGCCAGCGAGTCTGAAGCCAGGTTGGGATCAAGGGTGGCCTGGCCCGGGCTTGCTCCCACACTGCCACTCAAGGTCTTCGAGGCTCAGCCCCGGTCACCGGGCATGTGGGAGCCCATGGTGGCCTGCTAGGAGCGTCTCCAGGTGGAATGGCGAGCAAGGCCACTGTGATTCTCCCAGCCTCTGAGGATGCCCCCAGCTGCTGTCACCCCTTCTCTGGTCATAGCCCCCAACATCTGCAAAGTGACACTCGCATCAGGGTCCTCCCTTTGACCTGCTGCAGCCCCGGGATGACCCACAAACAGTCACATGTACAGCCACAGACCCTGTGTCTGAAGTGCTGTCTCTGAGTGCTATCTCCGGGGTCTCTGAGTGTGGCTGAGGTGCAGAACTGGGCAGAGCTGGGCTGTGATGCCCGAGGCAGGAGCGGGGGATGCTCACATCAGTCGTCAGTGCAAGGCCCAGAGCATGAGGCTCCGTCCCCCCACCTGGAGGGCCCCATGGCTATCTGACACCCCAGGCTTGAGCCCAGCCCAGCTGCAGGTCCAGAGCCGCCGTGATCCATCACTCACAGGCGGCTCAGTGGGGTTCCTTCCAGGGGAGCTTCCGGGCACCTCAGAAAACAATGCTGGGCACCAGGGCCTGGGCTGCTTCCCAAGGGAAACAAGTCTGGAGCGGGCAGGGCAACCCCACACCCCCGCATACACTCCTTGTCCACATCACTCATTCACGGGTCCCGTCACACCCCACTCTACaccgcacacacacatgcatcccACCACACAATCCACTCCATATAACCCACTCCAGACaccgcacacacacaccccatcatC
This is a stretch of genomic DNA from Suncus etruscus isolate mSunEtr1 chromosome 5, mSunEtr1.pri.cur, whole genome shotgun sequence. It encodes these proteins:
- the SLC45A4 gene encoding solute carrier family 45 member 4; the protein is MRMAPQNADSTSLPVPELPTALPTLQKPGAAEAREDAASEGSIDRIPVRLWVMHGAVMFGREFCYAMETALVTPILLQIGLPEQYYSLTWFLSPILGLIFTPLIGSASDRCTLRWGRRRPFILALCVGVLFGVALFLNGSAIGLALGDVPNRQPIGIVLTVLGVVVLDFSADATEGPIRAYLLDVVDSEEQDMALNIHAFSAGLGGAIGYVLGGLDWTQTFLGAWFRTQNQVLFFFAAIVFSVSVTLHLLSIEEEQYSPPQERRAEPAGPAPGRLPVPFPDEVQSEHELVLDFPDMDMVRSKSDSVLHVPDTALALEPEPLFLHGIEPSIFHDASCPSTPHSAGRDRELRWPALSGAGAEEDETLLDNQMEGAKVPNGGGTQPRDGYAHIDTRPMAAPGSMRRRRHVFRRQASSTFSYYGKISSHRYRYRRANAVVLIKPSRSMSDLYDLQARQRQRCRHRHQSGATTSSGDTESEEGEGETTVQLLWLSMLKMPRELTRLCLCHLLTWFSVIAEAVFYTDFMGQVIFTGDPKAPSNSTAWQAYNDGVKMGCWGLVIYAATGAICSALLQKYLDNYDLSIRVIYVLGTLGFSIGTAIMAIFPNVYVAMVMISTMGIVSMSISYCPYALLGQYHDIKEYVHHSPGNSKRGFGIDCAILSCQVYISQILVASALGGVVDAVGTVCVIPVVASVGSFLGFLTATFLVIYPDVSEDTKDEQKGLSALAVGEGSGEKPMVLRLAGKAGAPRAGLVETESMV